The following coding sequences lie in one Arachis ipaensis cultivar K30076 chromosome B03, Araip1.1, whole genome shotgun sequence genomic window:
- the LOC110269374 gene encoding uncharacterized protein LOC110269374 — MHDGTPLIEFQIGQSFQSKEEAVLSVKDYSIQRGVEYKVMESDNLKYQGRCKEFGNECTWLIRIVMRKRKSTWEVRRYNGSHTCMATSISSDHKQLDYHVICARIFPLVRADASMSIKVLQEATEVTYGFRPSYRKVWLAKQKAVAHIYGDWEESYADLPRWILGVTSTMEGSVALLKTSPVRVGDQVDEDRVYFHRMFWTFPPCIEAFRHCKPLVSIDGTHLYGKYGGTLLLAIAQDGNSNIFPVVFALVEGENAESWSYFLSNLRRHVTPQQGILVISDRHNGIKAALESPDSGW, encoded by the coding sequence ATGCATGATGGGACACCTCTGATTGAATTTCAGATTGGCCAATCGTTCCAAAGTAAAGAGGAAGCCGTGTTGAGTGTAAAAGATTATAGTATTCAGCGTGGAGTTGAGTACAAGGTAATGGAGTCCGACAATCTGAAATACCAAGGGAGATGCAAGGAGTTTGGTAACGAGTGCACGTGGTTGATTCGGATAGTCATGCGGAAAAGGAAGAGCACATGGGAAGTTAGGAGGTACAACGGTTCGCACACGTGTATGGCCACATCGATATCAAGCGACCACAAGCAACTTGATTATCATGTCATCTGTGCGAGAATCTTTCCATTGGTTAGAGCTGATGCGTCGATGTCGATTAAGGTGTTGCAAGAGGCAACGGAGGTGACATATGGATTCAGGCCTAGTTATCGGAAGGTgtggttggcgaagcagaaggcagtAGCGCATATATATGgcgattgggaggagtcatatgCGGATCTGCCTCGATGGATCCTTGGGGTCACATCCACGATGGAAGGTTCCGTTGCTCTGCTGAAGACCTCCCCGGTTAGAGTGGGTGACCAAGTTGATGAAGATAGAGTCTATTTTCATCGGATGTTTTGGACATTTCCTCCGTGTATTGAGGCATTTCGCCACTGTAAGCCGCTCGTAAGTATCGACGGAACACACCTCTATGGCAAGTATGGCGGGACATTATTGTTGGCGATCGCTCAGGATGGTAACTCGAATATTTTTCCTGTTGTGTTTGCACTCGTGGAGGGGGAAAATGCAGAGTCTTGGTCATACTTTCTTTCGAATCTTAGAAGACATGTAACTCCACAGCAAGGTATTCTCGTGATCTCTGATAGACACAACGGCATCAAGGCTGCACTAGAGTCCCCCGATAGTGGTTGGTAA